In the Colletotrichum lupini chromosome 4, complete sequence genome, AACAATTTGAAGAGGCTCTTGTGAGTCTAGATTGTTGAAGGTCTCCTTGTCAAGTACACGTGGGCTAAAGTATGGCGGTAGTTGAGCTAGATGAAGGCGCCCAGCTTCTATGGGTGTACTGGAATCAGCCTCGGCTTCCCACTTTCCTGTGAGAGACATCTCAGGTTAGTGGGGTTTATGTAGATTGTTTTGTTTTACGAATAGTAAGATGGGACACAGAGACTGCGGATAGTAGTGACGGGCGAGAGGCGCGAGACTGTCTTGGGGTGGCGATCTGTGCTACGATTAGTAGTGATGGGACGGCGAGAGGTAGCGAACATGAGAGAGTGAGAGGTTGTAAGAAGGTTCGCAAGGTTTCGGATGCTGGCGGCTTACTACTTCCTTTGCTGTGACATCTCGGGCAAATGCCTCTACTCGTTGTGGACAGGGGAGAATCGTATTTCCAATAGGGGACGGAGTGTTATTGACGATGCTGTGCCTTCCTGTCAGTGGTGTTGCTTGTCGATTATCTGCTACAGCATATCGTGATCACTCGAGACTGAACATGATTGCTTCAATCGAGAGATTGGCGACAAAAGCCAAAATGGTCTTGCCAAAGATACCTTTCTAGCGAGACGGGCTCGTAGTTAAGTTATGCATCACCTACCCGAAAGCCATCAGCAACCCGGGGAGCTGAGCAAGGTAGAATCACGTGAACGCACCGTATATTCATCCGGTCTACACCCAATACACCCACGAGAGTGAAGCCAAAGCTATATACCCCCCCTCAACTCCGTTCTCGTTACCAGCCAGCAGGCGCCCGTCTAGGTCGAcgggtcaggtcaaactggCTGGGTGGTGGAGTGGTTCAAGGTCGACAATCAAATTACGCCCAcagcctactcgacgacaggctACGAGTTCGAGTCCGATTCCCAGCAAGTGCGCCAGAGATGTAGCCCCCAGTTCAGCACCGggggggtgaactcttttgCTGCTTTGATTGACTTTTACTATAAGAGGTGCTGAGGGTAACCTGGAGAAGTGAAGACCTCCGTGACAATATGAGGTTAACCGCTTCCATCTAGTAAAAGATCGTCCATATGCCTGCCAGAGCCCTATGGCGAATTTAAAACAGTCGTGATGGTCTATACGTCTCAGCACTCTCTCCATCAATAACCAACAGGCGCACCCGACTGAAGCGGCATCAGACATTAGAACAAGTAAAGCAGATCTGCATTGGGTCGAAAGAtgttaagaaaaaaaaagtgaaGCCATTGGTTTGATCCCAACTCTGATTGATGACATATGTACACAGCGTTTTCTATCGCCTAGTTCCAAGTCCTACATCTTCAACACAAAGCCCTCAATTCCCCTCCGCGCGCTCACGCGGAAGAAGTCGCTAAAACCCCATATCGCCGTCTGCTTTTGCTACACCTCTACGATGCTTGTTGCTTTGACGGGGGGATGAAGGGCTTGCCCTCGAGGGTGTTGATGGCTTGGTCGGCATAGATCATGTGGTGGCGGAGCTCGACGGGGGTGACGCCAGGGCGCTGGTCGGGGATGTTCTTCTCGAGTTTCTAGTGAGATAGTGTGTTAGCTACGAGTCTGATGTTTTCATACAAGGCAGAAGGAAGTGTTGGGATCGTTCCCTTCGTCGTGTTGGAACGGATGCGCGGGATGATGACGTACCAGGTTCTCGTAGACACACTTATTGAGCTTCCACTCGGCTGGTCGGCACTGGTAAAGCTGGTGGTTACGGTTCTCGATGCAGGTCCAGTGGGCCTTGAACTGCTCGAGGCAGTGGGTGTTGATATCCTTCAGCCTATGTAGTGTCGTTCCCATGTCAGCAATTCGATATTCCTATCAGATAACACCTGCTCTCGCGACCCATTAAGCGGCAGCCCGTCGGCAACATGACAACGAGGCTCGCTGCAATAGCAATGGATTCAACGTACACGCTGGAGGCGCATCTGGTGACCCGACGACCCTCCTTCAAACAATCAAACTCGCCGCGGCCCGTGCTGTCCGTCTTGCACTGCATGAAGTCGTCATTGTATTCGCGGCAACGGGCGCCGATGAAGTAGGACGCCGACAGAAGAGGCGCGGAGCTGGCACCAATCTCCTTGACCTTGGGGATATCGTCGGGCAGAGGGGTCGTGTCGACCTGGAACTGCTGGTTGAACCTGGCGCTGGGTGTTAGCCTCTCTCTAAAGCTCTCTGTATCGCAATCGGCCCGGGGTCTTCTTCGGCGGTGGTTTCGCTCAATTGGCCTGCCTATTCGGCCTGGAAGGGGGACGGAGAACGTACTGAGGCCGTCGGTTAGCCATGGCTGCGATTGTTGTGATGGGACCTAGGAGGAGGGCGGAAGGGAGTGGTCGAATCGGCGGTTCGGATGGTCTCCAGAGCAAGCTTTCCGGGCAATGGACGCTACCACGAATTGATGTGAGGTCGATTTAGGAGACGCCTGATTGGATCGGTTGGGGGCGAGGCTGAAGTGGGACTAGTGTGGCTGGGGTATGGCCTATTTGCAAGGCTCGGTCTGGGAAAGTGTGGCGCCCGGTGAAGGctacagcagcagcaaagctccgatttattattttcgCGTTGCTGGGCTCGGTCCTCGTCTCCCAAGGGTAGCTCCGAACAGCCTTGCGACTGATACCCAGCGAGCCATCTCCGCCAACGCctgagagagaaaaaagcgGTCGACCGCCTTCTTCGCGCCCTGGCTGCTCCTGGAAGTTTCTCTTTGTTTTGATACCCGCCGGTCCCTCACCTCAATTCCTTCATCGATTTTACGCTGAGCTTCTTGGCTTATTGCTTGCATTTCGCTGCAACTTCGCGCACCAATCGCCGTTATCCGACGACACACGCGACGGGCCTACGCTTTGCTTCGAACACCATCGAAAAAATCCTTAACGCTCATTCCACACCATGAGTTTGTTCGGCGCACCAAAGCCCGCTGGGCAGACTGGAGGTCTCTTTGGAGGAGGTAGTTTCGGCGGCAGCACATTAGGACAGTCAACACAGCAGCAGCCacaacagcaacaacagcagcagcaatccGGCATGAGCTTGTTCGGAGGACAGAACCAGACCCAGGGAGGCGCATTCGGCAACTCCATGGCTCAGTCTCAGCAGCcgcagcaacaacagcagcaacagcagcagcaacaacaaaTGCCCAGCCTGTCGCAGTCGCAAGCACAGCTCTCGAGCTCACTCTGGCAACCCGGAAGGGATACGCCTCGTACGTTCCTATGATCGCCCGGCAGCTTATTATGTCTGGACCAATGCTAACTCATATACTGCAGAGAACCAAAAGCCCATTCCCGAACAAATGTCCCTCATCTTCGAGAAGTGGAACCCCACGAACCCCAACTGCGCATTCAAGCACTACTTCTACAACAAAGTCGACGAAGCCTCCGTCCCCTTCTATAAGCCTGGCCCACACGAAGACCCGAGTGACTGGGAGGAGGCGCTGCAGAAGAAGCCCGCGCCGGGCTACATCCCGGTTCTTTGCACAGGCTTCTCCGGCGTCGCGGCCCGCCTCCAGACGCAGAAAAAGGTAGTGGGGGAACTCAACGTGCGCCTGCACCAGATCAACGCCAGTCTTGACGCCATCCTCTCACGGCACGACCTCGAGACCAGTGTGCGTGCCCTTGCGGCCCGTCGCCGTCACGTCGTCCTTCGCGAGCGGTGTCTCGCGCTGGCTGCCCGCGTGCAGGTGCTGCGCAACCGTGGATACGCTCTCAGCGGTGACGAGGATGATTTGCGACTCAAGCTGGCGGAGCTGGAGCGCAACGTGCAGGACCCTGCTCTGGCGGCGAGAGAGGAGGAGCTCTGGAGCCGCTTGATTGTGCTCAGGGATTACGCGGACCAGTTGATGAAGGAGACGAATAAGCCTGCCTTTGCGAGCGGCGAGGGTTTGAGCGAGGAGACTGAGCACAAGACGAAGAAGGTACGTTCTTGCAGCCAGGCCGGTTACTTGATTCTGGTCGCTAACAGTGGTTGTAGGTCTTGGAAGATTATGAGAAGCAAATCCAGCATCTCAAGAAGGAAGTCGAGTCCATTACAAAAGACTTTGCGGACTGGGAGAAGGAGCGGAACCCGAGCTAGGGTACCTAGGTTGTTTGGGAAGGTTATTACCAGGCGTGTCATAATAGAGGACGACGCGAGCGGACGCTTTTATGTACGGGATGAAAAAGGAGATGGCCTACTAGCCGCATCAAGGAAAATGACTGAGAGAGGGTATTCCCTCCAACAACGCAAGCAATGAAGGGAAGCTTTGAACAAAAGTCGTGATTTCTTTAAACCCTGATTCCGATGTGATCTATACCCATAGTCCATCCAACCAGTTGTCGTCTACACTGTACAGATGATATTTATTTTACAACAGGGGTAATTATTCCCATTACACATCCCTGAGGCGGGTTGGTGGCTAGCAGCGCATCATTGGTGCCGCAACCAGATTGCTCGTAGAGAGCACCCCCTCGCGGTTCTTGTTTTATTGTCGTGATCCTGAGCTTTGACAAGCCCATCGATTTGTCGTCGGTGAATGGCAAGTCCTTTACAGGACCTTGGAGGCGGCATCAATGACAAAAGGGGCTGGACAAGGAGTCTCTCGTTAGCATCTACTCTGGAGATCTTTTTGCATGTACAGGAAGAGAAGGGGTTGCGCTTACAGAGATACAGAAGGACGGCAGAGACGACCACCTGCTGGATGGAGAAGTTGGCCTCAGCCTCCATCTGCTTGATCTCCTCTTCGGAAAGCTGGGGGGGGCGCGACTGCGGAGAACGATGGTCAGCTTTGCTTTCAGTGCGATTCGGCTCGCAAGAGGTAGGTAGGGCACATACATCCTCCAAACATCTTGTTGGTAGCTTAGTGGTATTGACTTGAAGGGAGTGGATAGGCGTGGGCGAGGGTGCAAGATGGGCGGTTCGTTCGTGATTGGGATTTCGCGTCGGTGCCAGGTACAGCGATGATGTCGTCGCAAAAATTTAGAGAAGCTCCATTTCGAGCTCCGACCCGGCTGGTACGTACCTAGAGCCTCAAAGTTGAGGTCTCCACAGGCGCATGCTTAGGTACTCACTCTCCTTACCTAATCGAGTTTGCACATGCACAAAAATCAGGTTGcttaccttaggtaaggCGGCTGGTGGGCATAAGTTTATGAAAGAGATGGGGAGACCGGGAAACATTTCTTGGTGGCAGGTctgaggtggtggtggtataCTCGGCTCTCTGACCGAGCACTCGGTTTCTCATCCGCGCCCCTCCAACCCTCCAAACCCAACGACCGCTTGGGAATACACTGCGCAAACGAGACCCCCAGAACCTAGTCTCCCGCCCGCCACCCTTCACGACCTGTCATTGGCCTTCACATCCGTTTCTGGACGTAATGGCGGCGGCTCATGGATGGCTCGCCGAGCAGTTTGCCTAAGGCGCCGGGGCCCCAAAGTCAGGGAATGGCTGGGGAACTGGAGCCCACCTACAGACTACGGATCATAATCCAACTGGCACCCATCATGAAGCTTCCCTATCGTCTTGACCGCGCTTATCAGCGAGCGCCGCTGCGCACCCGATAAGGCCAAGTCTCACCTCCCACCCTCACCTCTCAGGGTGTTGGTGCGCGGTTCCCAGGGATCCCGTAACCAACCGAAAGAGTTGGTGTTTGGCGTCGGGTGTTTAGGGTGTCCGTTGCGGCGGCGAACGAGCGGGCGGTCCAGTATGCAGACGCAGTAGTCTGTATCCCACTCTGTAATCCGTAGGGAGATCTACTTGTGCATACCCAACCTTACTATGCTACTGtgaaggtaggtaggtaggtatacGACTCAGGAACGGTATCCCTGGCCACGTCTGGTGGCctggtatccgtacctttGGTGTTTTAACTATGTAGTACGTACCGCTGTCTCGATAAGTAGCCGTTGCCgcaaaaagaaagaaacgaAAGGGCGGATGGCTGCCGGTCCTCGAGCTCGCCCTCACCGACTCCTTCATATTTGAAGAGCATTCCGGAAGCTGTTCTGTTGTATTCGTTTACTTTGGCTTCTATTTATTCTTCCCTAACAATCATCCCATCTGCTCAACAGAAACCTCTTTCGCGTCAAGACCTGGATTCAGGTGTTTTAAAACGATTTTTGGGCTGCGTGCGAGAGCTTGGTCGCTTTTATCCCGAGTCGCATCTCGGATCGCACGTTGGTGGCGACAAGGGTGTTACTTCTTGAGCTACAACGATATCGGCCCCAGATCCGAGCAATACTTGTATACGCACGACTCTCTCAACCACAACACCTGCCCttcttctctttctctcttcttTTCTATTCTTCTTCAAGACACACCTCCGACATTGTAGAGTCTCACTGGCATCTTCATCTTCTTTGTGTGAATTGCCACTCTACTCACTTCACACAATGGCATCACTGAGATTGCCCCTCCCCCGCCAGCTTCGGCTGGCTGCCCCGAGGTCAAGGATCGCCGCCCGCCAGACACCTGCTTCCTCGTGGGTTTGCAACTCATGTGTGTCAAGCTCGGCATCGTCCTCGCGGATTCCCCGTG is a window encoding:
- a CDS encoding CHCH domain-containing protein → MKELSVHCPESLLWRPSEPPIRPLPSALLLGPITTIAAMANRRPQFNQQFQVDTTPLPDDIPKVKEIGASSAPLLSASYFIGARCREYNDDFMQCKTDSTGRGEFDCLKEGRRVTRCASSVLKDINTHCLEQFKAHWTCIENRNHQLYQCRPAEWKLNKCVYENLKLEKNIPDQRPGVTPVELRHHMIYADQAINTLEGKPFIPPSKQQASRVRLLVIDGESAETWKRLTSYCHGGLHFSRLPSAPLIVKVNQSSKRVHPPGAELGATSLAHLLGIGLELVACRRKGIFGKTILAFVANLSIEAIMFSLE
- a CDS encoding nucleoporin nup44, which translates into the protein MSLFGAPKPAGQTGGLFGGGSFGGSTLGQSTQQQPQQQQQQQQSGMSLFGGQNQTQGGAFGNSMAQSQQPQQQQQQQQQQQQMPSLSQSQAQLSSSLWQPGRDTPQNQKPIPEQMSLIFEKWNPTNPNCAFKHYFYNKVDEASVPFYKPGPHEDPSDWEEALQKKPAPGYIPVLCTGFSGVAARLQTQKKVVGELNVRLHQINASLDAILSRHDLETSVRALAARRRHVVLRERCLALAARVQVLRNRGYALSGDEDDLRLKLAELERNVQDPALAAREEELWSRLIVLRDYADQLMKETNKPAFASGEGLSEETEHKTKKVLEDYEKQIQHLKKEVESITKDFADWEKERNPS